One Haloarcula sp. CBA1127 genomic window carries:
- a CDS encoding Rid family detoxifying hydrolase produces MEELTTDDAPDSIGPFSQGIASGDRIYVSGQGPVDPDTGEIIQGTPGEQTRRTLRNVAAVLQAGGASLDDVVKSTVFVKDMRYYDEVNEVYGELMSPPYPARSAVEVVKLPVDIDVEIEVVAER; encoded by the coding sequence ATGGAAGAACTAACAACTGACGACGCACCTGATAGTATCGGCCCGTTCTCGCAGGGAATCGCTAGCGGCGACCGTATTTACGTGTCTGGACAGGGGCCAGTCGACCCGGACACCGGCGAGATAATCCAAGGCACGCCCGGTGAACAGACCCGACGCACACTCCGGAACGTCGCTGCCGTACTGCAGGCCGGTGGCGCTTCGCTCGACGATGTCGTGAAATCGACGGTGTTCGTGAAGGATATGCGATACTACGACGAGGTGAACGAGGTGTACGGTGAACTCATGTCACCCCCCTATCCCGCACGCAGTGCTGTTGAAGTCGTTAAATTGCCAGTCGATATCGACGTTGAGATAGAGGTTGTTGCAGAACGGTAG
- a CDS encoding HAD family phosphatase, translated as MSHLVVFDLDGTLTRQRGGFELLHTLYGTTPEAEALMDQFEAGEITFAEWCRGAVDVWRANDITKSDIERATRAVKPKAGAVDLLNHLQHTDIRFGILSAGVANLATQFEQYEPAFVRGNWLRFEDGRISGIDVCVGPDQKGELLREIRTKQNPSSITYIGDSHTDTEAFAEADTAVLFDPDDRVPETAIEEADTIVEGADIREVQNRIPRI; from the coding sequence ATGTCGCATCTGGTAGTGTTCGACCTCGACGGGACACTCACCCGACAGCGCGGCGGGTTTGAGCTGTTGCACACCCTCTATGGAACGACACCGGAAGCCGAGGCGCTGATGGACCAATTCGAGGCCGGAGAAATTACGTTTGCAGAGTGGTGTCGAGGAGCAGTCGATGTGTGGCGTGCGAACGATATCACCAAGTCAGACATCGAGCGCGCGACCCGGGCCGTCAAGCCGAAAGCGGGTGCCGTCGACCTCCTCAACCATCTCCAGCATACGGATATCCGATTCGGCATTCTCAGTGCCGGCGTTGCGAACCTCGCGACGCAGTTCGAGCAGTACGAGCCAGCGTTTGTTCGCGGAAACTGGCTTCGGTTCGAGGATGGGCGGATTTCGGGTATCGATGTCTGTGTCGGTCCCGATCAGAAAGGAGAACTACTGAGAGAGATCCGAACCAAACAGAACCCTTCTTCAATCACCTATATCGGTGATTCACACACTGATACCGAGGCGTTCGCCGAGGCAGATACCGCGGTGTTGTTCGACCCGGACGACCGCGTTCCCGAGACAGCAATCGAGGAAGCGGATACAATCGTCGAAGGTGCGGATATACGAGAGGTTCAAAACCGTATTCCAAGAATTTAG